Proteins found in one Exiguobacterium sp. 9-2 genomic segment:
- a CDS encoding aspartate-semialdehyde dehydrogenase, protein MYHVAVIGATGAVGQKMLQVLAELDFPVSRLSAYASARSAGNTVQFKGEDITIQALTPNITEDGIDVALFAAGGTISEQYAPLLAENGTLVVDNSSAFRMQETIPLVVPEVNPQSIQATDRLIANPNCSTIQSVVALAPLQSLGFERINYTTYQAVSGSGQKGIEDLARGARGEEPVNYPHPIHDNILPHIDVFLENGYTKEEQKMIDETRKIFNLPALPVSATCVRVPVTNSHSVAINVTFTQPTTVATIREALKNAPGVVLVDDVANTRYPMPLDASGTDDVYVGRIRQDDSLANTFHLWCVADNIRKGAASNAVQVARQAIEESIHS, encoded by the coding sequence ATGTATCATGTAGCCGTCATTGGAGCAACCGGCGCCGTCGGTCAAAAAATGTTACAAGTACTCGCAGAACTGGATTTCCCGGTCAGCCGCTTATCCGCCTATGCTTCTGCTCGTTCAGCAGGGAACACGGTACAGTTCAAAGGAGAAGACATCACGATTCAAGCGTTGACACCGAACATCACGGAAGACGGTATCGATGTCGCGCTGTTCGCAGCGGGCGGAACGATCAGTGAACAATATGCCCCTTTACTAGCTGAAAATGGAACACTCGTCGTCGATAACTCAAGTGCCTTCCGGATGCAGGAGACGATTCCGCTTGTTGTGCCAGAAGTTAATCCACAATCGATTCAAGCGACGGATCGCTTAATTGCGAATCCGAACTGTTCGACGATTCAATCCGTCGTCGCCTTAGCACCGCTCCAGTCACTGGGATTCGAACGGATCAATTACACGACGTATCAGGCAGTATCGGGTTCTGGTCAAAAAGGGATCGAGGACTTGGCGCGTGGGGCGCGCGGAGAAGAACCTGTCAATTATCCGCATCCGATTCACGATAACATCTTGCCGCATATCGATGTGTTCCTTGAGAACGGCTATACGAAAGAGGAGCAGAAGATGATTGATGAAACAAGAAAAATCTTCAATCTTCCAGCATTGCCTGTCAGTGCGACGTGTGTCCGGGTTCCGGTCACGAACTCTCACTCGGTTGCAATCAATGTCACGTTTACACAACCGACGACGGTTGCAACGATTCGTGAAGCACTTAAAAACGCACCCGGCGTCGTCCTCGTCGATGATGTCGCGAATACACGCTATCCGATGCCACTCGATGCGAGTGGGACGGACGACGTCTACGTCGGTCGGATTCGACAAGATGATAGTCTCGCGAACACGTTCCATCTTTGGTGTGTAGCTGACAACATCCGAAAAGGTGCTGCGTCGAACGCCGTACAAGTTGCACGCCAAGCGATCGAAGAGTCGATTCATTCATAA
- a CDS encoding aspartate kinase, which yields MTTVLKFGGSSVATVEQIQSIANYLKSRAAEGEKLVVVVSAMGKMTDSLIAQAQAITDRPERRELDRLLAIGEEQTISLLSIALNSLGVKALSQTGAQAGISTMGVHTKSKIKQIDGDLLRQKLETYDVVIVAGFQGVNELGDVTTLGRGGSDTTAVALAAVLDKRCEIYTDVDGVYTADPRIHATAQPIPHISYDEMMEMSALGSKVMEMRSVELGKKYGVHIFVGKTLESKRGTWIMEATETMEQKAVTSVSVTKNVLTVSIKHVPQTNAAVADIFELLSNRHVNIDMISQTTFDSDIFLSFSCPLDEEEFLDEALKDIMDRFTTVKVDRHDQHAKLSVVGIGMRDATGVASKLFAIFRAENIPFYQVTTSEISISYTIAQADIERTVAAIANAFEL from the coding sequence GTGACAACTGTACTTAAATTTGGTGGAAGCTCGGTTGCGACTGTCGAACAGATTCAGTCTATTGCGAATTATTTGAAGAGTCGCGCAGCCGAAGGTGAAAAACTCGTCGTCGTCGTTTCGGCGATGGGCAAGATGACAGATTCTTTGATCGCTCAGGCGCAAGCCATCACGGATCGCCCTGAGCGGCGAGAACTCGATCGGTTGCTTGCCATCGGAGAAGAACAGACGATTTCATTACTCAGCATCGCTCTCAACTCACTTGGCGTCAAAGCGTTATCGCAAACGGGCGCGCAAGCAGGGATCAGCACGATGGGCGTGCATACGAAAAGTAAAATCAAACAGATCGATGGAGATCTATTACGACAAAAACTCGAAACGTACGATGTTGTCATCGTCGCCGGATTCCAAGGTGTCAACGAACTTGGTGACGTGACGACACTCGGACGAGGCGGATCGGATACGACGGCTGTTGCTCTTGCGGCAGTCCTTGATAAACGGTGTGAAATCTACACTGATGTCGACGGTGTGTATACGGCTGATCCACGAATCCATGCCACTGCTCAACCGATTCCACATATCTCGTATGATGAGATGATGGAAATGAGCGCCCTCGGGTCGAAGGTCATGGAAATGCGAAGTGTCGAACTAGGAAAAAAATACGGCGTACACATCTTCGTCGGGAAAACACTTGAATCGAAAAGGGGAACATGGATCATGGAAGCGACGGAAACAATGGAACAAAAAGCGGTGACGAGTGTCAGTGTGACGAAGAACGTCTTGACGGTATCAATCAAACACGTACCGCAAACGAATGCAGCAGTAGCCGATATCTTCGAACTCTTATCGAACCGTCACGTCAATATCGACATGATCAGTCAAACGACGTTCGACAGTGACATCTTCTTATCGTTCTCTTGTCCACTCGACGAGGAAGAGTTCCTCGACGAAGCATTGAAAGATATCATGGATCGCTTCACGACAGTCAAGGTCGACCGCCACGATCAGCACGCGAAGTTGTCTGTCGTCGGAATCGGAATGCGAGATGCGACAGGTGTTGCCTCAAAGTTGTTCGCGATCTTCCGAGCGGAGAACATCCCGTTCTATCAAGTTACGACATCAGAAATCAGTATCTCGTATACGATTGCACAAGCAGATATCGAACGGACGGTTGCAGCGATTGCAAACGCGTTCGAGTTATAA
- the dapD gene encoding 2,3,4,5-tetrahydropyridine-2,6-dicarboxylate N-acetyltransferase — MLLTDAYEIAKFIKDAKKQTPVKLYVNGDLAGLTIEGATAFGSDESKIFFADAGLAATFLEKYSDRITDVHVEYDRRNSAVPMLDTRHLNARIEPGSWIRDHVVIGDNAVVMMGAIINIGASIGDGTMIDMNAVVGARGTIGKNVHVGAGAVVAGVLEPPSKTPVIIEDGVLIGANAVILEGVKVGKDAVVAAGSVVTEDVPAGSVVAGTPARVIKQKDAKTEEKTQLVDDLRSL, encoded by the coding sequence ATGTTACTCACTGATGCTTACGAAATTGCTAAATTCATTAAAGATGCAAAAAAACAAACACCGGTAAAACTTTATGTTAACGGCGATTTGGCGGGCTTGACGATCGAAGGTGCTACAGCGTTCGGATCAGATGAATCAAAAATTTTCTTCGCAGATGCAGGACTTGCGGCTACTTTCTTAGAAAAGTATTCAGATCGCATCACGGATGTTCATGTGGAGTATGACCGTCGCAACAGTGCGGTACCTATGCTTGATACACGTCATTTGAATGCGCGAATCGAACCAGGTTCATGGATTCGTGATCATGTCGTCATTGGTGACAACGCGGTCGTTATGATGGGTGCCATCATTAATATCGGCGCATCGATCGGAGATGGTACAATGATTGATATGAACGCTGTCGTCGGTGCACGTGGGACGATCGGGAAAAACGTTCATGTCGGCGCAGGTGCCGTGGTCGCGGGTGTCCTCGAACCACCTTCAAAAACACCTGTCATCATTGAAGACGGTGTCTTGATTGGTGCGAATGCAGTCATTCTCGAAGGCGTCAAAGTCGGTAAAGATGCCGTCGTCGCTGCCGGTAGTGTCGTCACAGAAGACGTACCTGCTGGAAGCGTCGTTGCCGGAACACCTGCACGTGTCATCAAACAGAAAGATGCGAAAACAGAAGAGAAGACGCAATTGGTGGATGATTTACGTTCACTCTGA
- the dapA gene encoding 4-hydroxy-tetrahydrodipicolinate synthase: MFKGAGTALVTPFNEAGELDLHVFERLIEQQLAAGIQALVVGGTTGEGSTLTNTEFEQLLTTAVQVTAGRVPIIAGTGSNNTAVTIEKTLLAERLGADAAMLVTPYYNKTSQAGLIAHFTAVADATQLPIMLYNVPSRTGVAIAVETAVTLARHPRIQAFKEASGDVSFMGELMAAIPEDFAVFCGNDDQILPYMAWGAQGVISVLSNPYPAETQALAEALLAQDLATARRIQADLLPVIGALFSDVNPIPVKASLEELGFAVGAPRLPLVRQSESGHAHLLETMRAYKGVVR, from the coding sequence ATGTTCAAAGGAGCAGGTACAGCACTCGTCACACCATTTAATGAAGCAGGCGAGTTGGATTTACATGTATTCGAACGCTTGATCGAGCAACAACTCGCAGCAGGGATTCAGGCACTTGTCGTCGGAGGGACGACAGGAGAAGGCTCGACATTGACGAATACGGAATTCGAACAACTACTGACGACTGCCGTTCAGGTCACGGCAGGACGAGTACCCATCATTGCAGGAACGGGTTCGAACAACACGGCAGTAACGATCGAGAAAACATTACTCGCAGAACGCCTCGGTGCGGACGCAGCGATGCTTGTGACGCCTTATTACAATAAAACATCACAAGCTGGTCTCATCGCACACTTCACGGCAGTTGCTGATGCTACACAATTACCAATCATGCTGTACAATGTCCCGTCACGGACTGGTGTTGCGATTGCCGTCGAAACAGCGGTGACATTGGCACGTCATCCTCGGATTCAAGCTTTTAAAGAAGCGAGTGGAGACGTCAGCTTCATGGGTGAACTGATGGCGGCGATTCCGGAAGACTTCGCGGTCTTCTGTGGAAATGATGATCAAATCCTACCGTACATGGCATGGGGTGCACAGGGCGTCATCTCGGTTCTTTCAAATCCGTATCCAGCAGAGACACAAGCACTTGCTGAAGCGTTACTCGCGCAAGATCTCGCCACGGCCCGCCGGATTCAGGCAGACTTGTTACCAGTCATCGGTGCTTTGTTCAGTGACGTCAATCCGATTCCAGTTAAAGCATCGCTTGAAGAACTTGGCTTTGCTGTCGGTGCACCGCGCTTACCACTCGTCCGTCAATCGGAATCGGGTCATGCCCATTTACTTGAAACAATGCGTGCTTACAAAGGAGTGGTTCGATGA
- the dapB gene encoding 4-hydroxy-tetrahydrodipicolinate reductase, protein MRLALHGYGATGQYVVELAAQSVVAIVDRTKSSDTIASYAELTEMSETVDAIIDFSHPSLLPDLLAYGLATKTPLVIATTGFSEAELASIKDAAKEIPIFQSYNMSYGIAMVQQLLKTLVPLAGAYDIELLEKHHNQKVDAPSGTAELLLQTIQTARDVTPVYDRSQTRQKRETNEIGMHAMRGGTIFGEHEVLFAGVDELIEIKHTALSKKVFASGAIKAAEALIQKTAGLYTLETLYTQEDSHVTH, encoded by the coding sequence ATGAGACTCGCGTTACACGGTTATGGGGCGACAGGACAATACGTCGTCGAACTAGCAGCGCAAAGTGTCGTTGCGATCGTTGACCGGACGAAGTCATCCGATACAATCGCTTCATATGCCGAGCTGACGGAGATGTCAGAAACAGTCGATGCGATCATCGACTTCTCGCATCCGAGTTTGCTACCGGATCTACTCGCATACGGGCTGGCGACAAAGACGCCACTCGTTATCGCGACGACTGGTTTTTCTGAAGCGGAGCTTGCGTCCATCAAGGACGCTGCAAAAGAAATTCCGATCTTCCAGTCGTATAACATGTCGTATGGTATCGCAATGGTGCAGCAACTACTGAAGACACTGGTGCCACTGGCAGGGGCGTATGACATCGAATTGCTTGAGAAACATCATAATCAAAAAGTCGATGCTCCAAGTGGGACGGCCGAGTTGTTACTGCAAACGATTCAGACGGCACGTGACGTCACACCTGTGTATGACCGGTCGCAGACGCGGCAAAAGCGGGAGACGAACGAGATCGGGATGCATGCGATGCGCGGTGGAACGATCTTCGGAGAACACGAAGTCTTATTCGCAGGTGTCGACGAGTTGATTGAAATCAAACATACAGCGCTATCGAAAAAAGTATTTGCTTCTGGTGCGATCAAAGCAGCTGAAGCACTCATTCAAAAAACAGCGGGACTCTATACGTTAGAGACGCTCTACACACAGGAGGATTCACATGTTACTCACTGA
- a CDS encoding branched-chain amino acid transaminase — MAVDTQYGEAIWLDGVFHDPKDANTSVMSHAIHYGSGFFEGIRAYATPDGPAIFQLKEHIERLFRSCAYYHVTIPYTVDELVQATIDLVAKNGFESCYIRPFVFLGTPWQALMAKDTTVHVGISCWELGEYFDKGAGIRAKVASYRRVSSTMMPMQAKAAANYMNSQLLKGEAIRDGFDEAIALDMNGNVSEASVANLFLLKNGTIHTPSLDCSVLDGITRQVIIRLAQDQGYPVVERHIGRDELYVADEIFLTGTAAEITSVGEIDHISINGGTRNVADELLDLYRQAVTGQLPQYADWLTYVTPAVAE, encoded by the coding sequence ATGGCAGTGGATACACAGTATGGAGAAGCAATTTGGTTAGATGGAGTCTTTCATGATCCGAAAGATGCGAACACGAGCGTCATGTCACATGCGATTCACTATGGTAGTGGATTCTTTGAAGGAATTCGTGCCTACGCGACACCGGACGGACCGGCGATTTTCCAATTGAAGGAACATATTGAACGTCTTTTCCGTAGTTGCGCCTATTACCACGTCACAATTCCGTATACGGTTGATGAACTCGTCCAGGCGACGATTGATCTAGTTGCGAAAAACGGATTCGAATCTTGTTATATCCGTCCATTCGTGTTCCTCGGTACGCCATGGCAAGCATTGATGGCGAAAGATACGACAGTTCATGTCGGCATCTCTTGCTGGGAACTTGGGGAATACTTCGATAAAGGCGCTGGCATCCGTGCTAAAGTCGCGTCATATCGCCGCGTCTCATCAACGATGATGCCGATGCAAGCGAAAGCGGCTGCCAACTATATGAACTCACAACTCTTAAAAGGTGAAGCCATCCGTGATGGATTTGATGAAGCGATCGCACTCGACATGAACGGAAATGTCAGTGAAGCGAGTGTCGCGAACCTCTTCCTTCTTAAAAACGGAACGATTCATACACCATCACTTGATTGTTCAGTACTCGATGGTATCACACGCCAAGTCATTATCCGTTTGGCACAAGATCAAGGCTATCCTGTCGTCGAACGTCACATCGGACGCGATGAATTATATGTCGCAGATGAGATTTTCTTAACAGGAACAGCTGCTGAAATCACGAGTGTCGGCGAAATCGATCATATCTCCATCAACGGCGGAACACGGAACGTCGCAGATGAATTGCTCGATCTTTACCGTCAAGCCGTCACAGGTCAATTGCCGCAATACGCGGATTGGTTGACGTATGTGACTCCAGCTGTTGCGGAATGA